The proteins below are encoded in one region of Synchiropus splendidus isolate RoL2022-P1 chromosome 13, RoL_Sspl_1.0, whole genome shotgun sequence:
- the grk7a gene encoding rhodopsin kinase grk7a codes for MCDMGGLDNLVANTAYLKAQGGDDKEMKKRRRSLALPKSEQCSATRTAIEKDFSTICERQPIGKKFFREFLASNPAYKLAADFLDELYDWDLAEGATKDKSCQNIINKFCKADSKTFLVFLTGEASEKCKSVTTANFEEVMKGKVQENVREYLKGKPFTDYMASPFFDKFLQWKEYEKQPINDKYFYEFRTLGKGGFGEVCAVQVKNTGQMYACKKLCKKRLKKKGGEKMALLEKKILEKVNSLFLVNLAYAYDNKTHLCLVMTLMNGGDLKYHIYNIGYDGKGVDKGIEMKRIVHYTAQITTGILHLHEMNIIYRDMKPENVLLDSQGQCRLSDLGLAIEILPEKTVTQMAGTNAYMAPEIISKTPYRTSVDWWALGCSIYEMVAGYTPFKGPDSKKEKVEKEEVQRRIVNEEPKWEHKCFDATTKDIIQQFLKKKQEERLGMKNNKEDPRKHEWFKTINFPRLEAGLVPPPWTPKPNVVYAKDTGDIAEFSEIKGIEFDAKDDKFFKEFSTGAVSIPWQQEMIETGLFDELNDPNRKEGGGDPDDGKKSGTCILL; via the exons ATGTGTGACATGGGGGGACTGGATAACCTGGTGGCCAACACGGCCTACCTGAAAGCCCAAGGAGGGGACGACAAGGAGATGAAGAAGCGGCGTCGGAGCTTGGCGTTGCCCAAAAGCGAACAGTGCTCCGCCACCAGAACCGCCATCGAAAAGGACTTTAGCACCATCTGTGAACGACAGCCGATCGGGAAGAAGTTTTTCCGGGAGTTCCTGGCGAGCAACCCTGCGTACAAGCTCGCTGCCGATTTCCTGGACGAGCTGTACGACTGGGACCTGGCCGAAGGGGCGACCAAAGACAAGTCCTGTCAGAACATCATCAACAAGTTCTGCAAGGCCGACTCCAAGACGTTCCTGGTCTTCCTCACCGGGGAGGCTTCCGAGAAGTGCAAATCCGTGACGACGGCCAACTTTGAAGAAGTGATGAAAGGGAAGGTTCAGGAGAACGTCAGAGAGTATCTGAAGGGGAAGCCGTTCACAGATTACATGGCAAGCCCCTTCTTTGATAAGTTTCTGCAGTGGAAAGAATATGAGAAGCAGCCCATCAATGACAAATACTTCTACGAGTTCAGAACCCTCGGAAAAGGCGGCTTCGGAGAG GTGTGCGCCGTGCAAGTCAAGAACACAGGACAGATGTACGCCTGCAAAAAGTTGTGTAAAAAGCGTCTGAAGAAGAAGGGCGGCGAGAAGATGGCTTTGCTGGAGAAGAAAATCTTGGAGAAGGTCAACAGCCTGTTTCTGGTCAACTTAGCCTACGCCTACGACAACAAGACCCACCTGTGCCTTGTCATGACCCTGATGAACGGCGGAGACCTCAAGTACCATATTTACAACATTGGTTATGACGGCAAGGGAGTGGACAAAGGCATCGAGATGAAGCGTATCGTCCATTACACGGCGCAGATCACCACCGGCATCCTGCATCTGCACGAGATGAACATCATATACCGTGATATGAAGCCGGAGAACGTGCTGCTCGACAGTCAAGGCCAGTGCCGACTCTCCGATCTGGGTCTGGCCATTGAGATTCTCCCGGAGAAGACCGTCACACAAATG GCTGGCACCAACGCCTACATGGCCCCGGAGATCATCAGTAAGACCCCCTACAGGACGTCGGTGGACTGGTGGGCTCTGGGCTGCAGTATCTACGAGATGGTGGCCGGCTATACCCCTTTTAAAGGCCCTGACAGCAAGAAGGAGAAGGTAGAGAAGGAAGAGGTCCAGCGTCGTATAGTCAACGAAGAGCCCAAGTGGGAGCACAAGTGTTTCGACGCGACCACGAAGGATATCATCCAGCAGTTCCTCAAGAAGAAACAGGAGGAGCGCCTGGGCATGAA GAACAACAAGGAGGACCCCAGGAAGCACGAGTGGTTCAAGACCATCAACTTCCCGCGTCTGGAAGCTGGACTAGTGCCGCCTCCATGGACGCCGAAGCCCAACGTCGTCTACGCCAAAGACACTGGCGACATCGCCGAATTCTCTGAAATTAAAGGCATCGAGTTCGACGCCAAGGATGATAAATTCTTCAAGGAGTTCAGCACCGGCGCCGTATCCATCCCCTGGCAGCAGGAGATGATCGAAACAGGACTGTTTGACGAGCTGAATGATCCCAACaggaaagaaggaggaggagacccCGACGACGGGAAGAAGTCCGGCACGTGCATCCTGCTGTGA
- the fbxo36b gene encoding F-box only protein 36b — protein sequence MASMLPDPLLEIAGPGVAPDKNFYCLTVSMTEVIWRWWKISPRVIDRMARPGEMKENHEDFLLDMPLHNLIQKIFGSGILLYVKGLCEGSYGYINHLSDELILRILSYLELEDIAQFAVTSRKFRRICMSEEFWELVARQRCSTLPLDVETLAGEVGWRSIFFANKVELQKMIRRSREMKEQEANKEKEESKLEVSSSSSSDSNP from the exons ATGGCGTCTATGTTGCCAGACCCGCTGTTGGAAATTGCAGGTCCGGGTGTTGCACCTGACAAGAACTTCTACTGCCTCACTGTCTCTATGACGGAG GTAATATGGAGATGGTGGAAGATTTCACCCAGAGTCATCGACCGGATGGCCAGACctggagagatgaaggagaatcATGAAGACTTCCTACTGGACATGCCACTGCACA ATCTCATCCAGAAGATATTTGGATCAGGAATCTTGCTGTACGTCAAGGGCCTGTGTGAAGGTTCCTATGGTTACATAAATCATCTGTCCGACGAGCTTATCTTGCGGATACTAAGTTACCTTGAGCTGGAGGACATCGCTCAGTTTGCTGTGACCTCGCGGAAGTTCAGACGG ATCTGTATGTCGGAGGAATTTTGGGAGCTGGTGGCGAGGCAACGCTGCAGCACGCTGCCCCTGGACGTGGAGACTCTGGCGGGCGAGGTGGGCTGGCGCAGCATCTTCTTCGCCAACAAAGTCGAGCTGCAAAAGATGATCCGGCGCAGCAGGGAAATGAAGGAACAGGAGGCAAATAAGGAGAAAGAAGAGAGCAAACTGGAGGTGTCCAGTagcagcagctcagactccaaCCCCTGA